In Woeseia oceani, one DNA window encodes the following:
- the speB gene encoding agmatinase: protein MDRKNLDRLRSKYTDGHSEKELNPIFQRVSEQLFNAEGTRNAPYAGISTLLSAPYMPSAASSDNFENLQVALVGVPMDLGVSNRPGARFGPRAMRTIERIGPYNHELDCMPVSDLRVGDIGDVPFRSRFSLDSCHDDIESFFTRIVKAGVVPLAVGGDHSVTHPILRAFGSDQPVGMIHFDAHCDTGGEYDGSKFHHGGPFRNAVLDGVLDPARSIQIGIRGSSEYLWEFSEDAGMTVMHIEDINRLGCDAVIAKAREVVGDGPVYVTFDVDALDPAFAPGTGTPEVGGMSSREAIQILRGLKGLNIVGGDVVEVAPQYDATTNTAHIGSQLLFEILSLMVFSPALTGQRK, encoded by the coding sequence ATGGATCGCAAGAACCTGGATCGGCTACGTTCCAAGTACACGGATGGCCACAGCGAAAAGGAGCTCAACCCCATATTCCAAAGAGTGTCCGAACAACTCTTTAATGCGGAAGGCACGCGCAACGCACCTTACGCTGGAATTTCGACGCTGTTGTCCGCTCCGTACATGCCTAGCGCAGCCAGCAGTGACAATTTCGAGAATCTGCAAGTGGCCCTGGTCGGCGTACCGATGGACCTTGGCGTAAGCAATCGCCCTGGCGCACGTTTCGGACCACGAGCGATGCGCACCATCGAGCGGATCGGTCCTTACAACCACGAGCTTGATTGCATGCCCGTCAGTGATTTACGCGTCGGTGACATCGGCGACGTACCGTTTCGCAGCCGCTTTTCTCTCGACAGCTGTCACGACGACATTGAATCGTTTTTCACCCGGATCGTAAAAGCCGGTGTAGTCCCACTCGCGGTCGGTGGCGATCACTCGGTTACGCACCCGATTTTGCGCGCATTTGGCAGCGACCAACCAGTCGGCATGATTCACTTCGATGCGCACTGCGATACCGGCGGCGAATACGACGGTTCGAAGTTCCACCACGGCGGGCCATTTCGCAATGCCGTGCTTGACGGCGTGCTCGACCCCGCACGCTCCATTCAGATAGGCATCCGCGGCTCCTCAGAATACCTGTGGGAGTTCTCGGAAGATGCCGGCATGACCGTCATGCATATCGAAGACATCAATCGATTGGGCTGTGACGCGGTGATCGCGAAAGCGAGAGAAGTTGTTGGCGACGGCCCCGTGTACGTCACGTTTGACGTCGATGCACTGGACCCGGCTTTCGCGCCAGGCACGGGCACGCCGGAAGTCGGCGGCATGAGCAGCCGGGAAGCGATTCAAATACTGCGCGGTCTGAAGGGCCTGAATATCGTCGGTGGTGACGTTGTTGAAGTCGCGCCGCAATACGATGCAACTACGAACACGGCCCACATAGGATCGCAACTGTTGTTCGAAATATTGAGTCTGATGGTATTCAGCCCGGCGCTAACCGGGCAACGCAAATGA
- a CDS encoding sodium:solute symporter, giving the protein MLVDIVVIVLYAAGMLTLGWIGMRRSDSQEDYLVAGRNLGPSLYMGTMAATVLGGAATIGGVRLGYVHGISGVWLCASLGIGIVLLNLFLAEPLMKLRIFTVTQVLERRYNPITRQLSAVIMFAYALMIGVVSTLGIGTILQVFLGLPLWSAILLSGGIVVIYSTIGGMWALTLTDMVQFMIATVGMFFLLLPMSLNQAGGWDQLMAVLPQSAFSFTAIGTDTIITYILIYTFGVLIGQDIWQRVFTARSPKIARYAGSASGLYCILYGLAAAVIGMSARVLLPDLDDVNNAYAAVIQTSLPEGVRSIVIAAAMAAMMSTASAGLLAASSTFTEDLLPRFRGGQPSGLRINRIGTMFTGALVLVVALVVDDVLSALALAYNMLVGGMLIPLIGAIFWRAATPAGATASMSLGFITAAIFMFRDGIDANTPIYYSLAIGLASFVIVSLLTQRPAVVQSSA; this is encoded by the coding sequence ATGCTAGTAGATATCGTGGTTATCGTTCTGTATGCGGCCGGAATGCTGACATTAGGCTGGATCGGCATGCGCCGTTCAGACTCCCAAGAAGACTACCTTGTCGCCGGCCGAAATCTTGGGCCGTCATTATACATGGGTACGATGGCCGCGACTGTATTGGGCGGTGCCGCGACCATCGGCGGCGTGCGTCTCGGCTACGTGCACGGTATCTCCGGTGTCTGGCTGTGCGCTTCTTTGGGCATAGGCATCGTCCTGCTCAACCTGTTCCTCGCCGAACCGCTGATGAAACTGCGGATATTCACGGTAACGCAGGTACTCGAACGCCGCTACAACCCGATCACGCGGCAACTCAGTGCCGTCATCATGTTTGCCTACGCGCTGATGATCGGCGTTGTATCCACGCTGGGTATAGGCACGATCCTGCAGGTATTTCTCGGCCTGCCCTTGTGGTCGGCCATTCTCTTGAGCGGTGGCATCGTTGTAATCTATTCAACAATAGGCGGCATGTGGGCGTTGACGTTGACGGACATGGTCCAGTTCATGATCGCCACTGTTGGCATGTTTTTCCTGTTGCTGCCGATGTCGCTGAACCAGGCCGGTGGCTGGGATCAATTGATGGCGGTACTGCCGCAGTCGGCTTTCAGCTTTACGGCCATCGGTACTGACACCATCATTACCTACATTCTCATATACACATTCGGGGTATTGATCGGCCAGGATATCTGGCAGCGCGTGTTTACTGCCCGGAGCCCAAAGATTGCCCGCTATGCAGGCAGCGCGTCGGGCCTGTATTGCATACTTTACGGACTTGCTGCCGCCGTCATCGGCATGAGCGCCAGAGTCTTGCTGCCGGATCTCGACGACGTCAACAACGCCTACGCCGCCGTAATTCAGACCAGCTTGCCGGAAGGCGTTCGCAGCATCGTGATCGCTGCGGCAATGGCCGCCATGATGTCGACGGCCAGCGCCGGATTGCTGGCCGCATCCAGCACCTTCACAGAAGACCTGCTGCCGCGTTTTCGCGGCGGCCAACCGTCCGGTTTGCGAATCAACCGAATCGGCACGATGTTTACGGGCGCCCTCGTACTCGTGGTAGCCCTGGTTGTCGATGACGTACTAAGCGCGCTGGCCCTTGCTTACAACATGTTGGTTGGCGGCATGTTGATTCCGCTGATCGGCGCGATTTTTTGGCGTGCGGCGACACCGGCTGGCGCGACGGCCAGCATGTCACTTGGCTTCATAACCGCTGCAATATTTATGTTCCGCGATGGTATCGATGCCAACACACCCATTTACTACAGCCTCGCAATCGGCCTTGCGAGCTTCGTCATTGTCAGCCTGCTTACGCAGCGCCCAGCGGTAGTACAGAGCTCTGCCTGA
- a CDS encoding amidohydrolase family protein, with protein sequence MKHIPDKRANRLAALLSAAAFGLYASGSAADGEQGSTAARLTAFENVRLVTATNLGTIESATLLLDGNSILQVGAGIAVPAGARRIDAQGKTIVPAFIDTHAHTNQSRESLLRDLRRLAVFGVGTVASLGVDTSDAAFDVRDQPVDGAARILTAGRGITAPEVGRETAPIWITSPEEGRDAVRDNVTRGVDLIKIWVDDRNDRYPKLDSPLYSAVIAEAHASNRQVTAHVFELSDAKGLLRAGVDAFAHGIRDRDIDDEFMQLLAQNPVVLNPNLPARGVATDYQWLAPLVAATEIEKLEQASNRDADARAFFDLQARNLLRMHRHGTLIVLGTDTSFDFPGGDKPWSVHEEMADMVAAGMSPLDVILAATRNAAEFLQLADRGTLAPGMSADFVVLEGNPLDDITNTRTIAAVYLRGKPVDRAELP encoded by the coding sequence ATGAAACACATCCCGGATAAGCGAGCAAACAGGTTAGCAGCGCTACTCTCCGCTGCCGCATTCGGCTTGTATGCGTCCGGCAGCGCGGCTGACGGCGAACAAGGGTCAACAGCTGCCAGGTTAACGGCGTTCGAGAATGTACGCCTGGTAACTGCAACGAACCTCGGAACTATCGAGTCAGCCACGTTACTGCTGGACGGCAACTCGATACTGCAGGTTGGCGCAGGTATTGCAGTACCGGCGGGTGCACGACGTATTGATGCCCAAGGCAAGACGATTGTACCTGCGTTTATCGACACCCATGCTCACACAAATCAGTCACGCGAGAGTTTGCTTCGTGACCTGCGCCGTCTCGCCGTGTTTGGAGTCGGCACGGTTGCCAGTCTGGGGGTTGATACCAGCGACGCCGCTTTCGATGTTCGCGACCAGCCGGTGGACGGTGCGGCCCGCATTCTTACTGCAGGGCGCGGCATAACCGCACCCGAAGTTGGCCGGGAAACGGCACCGATCTGGATCACCAGCCCTGAGGAGGGACGCGACGCCGTCCGCGACAACGTCACACGCGGTGTCGACCTGATCAAAATCTGGGTAGACGACAGGAACGATCGCTACCCGAAACTGGACAGTCCGTTGTACAGCGCCGTAATTGCAGAAGCCCATGCCAGCAATCGCCAGGTGACGGCACACGTTTTCGAACTGAGCGATGCCAAGGGCCTGTTACGAGCAGGTGTCGATGCATTTGCACACGGCATACGCGATCGCGATATCGATGACGAGTTCATGCAACTCCTTGCGCAGAACCCGGTGGTGTTGAACCCGAATCTGCCGGCACGCGGCGTCGCAACAGATTACCAGTGGCTCGCTCCGCTGGTTGCAGCGACCGAGATCGAGAAGCTTGAACAGGCCAGCAATAGAGACGCGGATGCCCGTGCCTTTTTCGATTTGCAGGCACGCAATTTGTTGCGCATGCACAGGCATGGAACGCTAATCGTACTTGGCACAGATACCAGTTTTGATTTTCCGGGCGGTGACAAACCGTGGTCTGTTCACGAAGAAATGGCCGACATGGTCGCTGCGGGCATGAGCCCCCTGGATGTCATCCTTGCCGCAACTCGCAACGCGGCTGAATTTCTGCAGCTCGCCGATCGTGGCACGCTGGCACCTGGCATGTCCGCCGACTTTGTAGTGCTGGAGGGCAATCCGCTGGACGACATTACGAACACCCGCACAATTGCTGCCGTTTACCTGCGCGGAAAACCGGTCGATCGGGCCGAACTGCCCTAG
- a CDS encoding 5-guanidino-2-oxopentanoate decarboxylase, which produces MLTCGELLVQLLEDAGVDTVFGIPGVHTVELYRGLPATNIRHITPRHEQGAGFMADGYARVTGQPGVCFIITGPGMTNIATAMGQAYADSVPMLVISSVNNSSELGLGNGHLHELPNQRNLTSGVTAFSHTLMTPDELPAVLTRAFAVFSGARPRPVHIEIPLNVITAAADHVRPTLGALPSRPGPSPAAIAAACSLLHEARQPVLLLGGGAAHASTEAVALAEALDAPTAMTINAKGVLPKGHPLSLGSNQSLPAVRKLVADADVVIAIGTELGETDYDVTFDSGFRVECPLIRIDIDAQQLNRNFPADVAIVSDSAMAMQALLANLPQRKSVGDGAKRAAAVRQTLDAQWPAKWTGQRRMFELLQNVLPDAIFVGDSTQTVYSGNHLFEASQPRSWFNASTGYGTLGYGLPAAIGAKLAQPDRQVIALVGDGGLQFTLTELAAAVEADAPVIVLLWNNLGYGEIKRYMLERDLPTIGVDIYTPDFITIARGFGCHAESATSFEHLRELVETASTANRPTIIELFEDADFLQ; this is translated from the coding sequence ATGCTGACCTGTGGCGAACTGCTCGTGCAGCTCCTGGAAGATGCCGGAGTCGACACAGTCTTCGGCATTCCCGGCGTGCACACCGTGGAGCTCTACCGGGGTTTGCCTGCAACCAACATCCGGCACATTACGCCTCGCCATGAGCAAGGTGCCGGCTTCATGGCTGATGGCTACGCGCGGGTTACCGGGCAACCCGGCGTATGCTTCATTATCACCGGCCCCGGAATGACCAACATCGCGACCGCGATGGGCCAGGCGTACGCTGATTCCGTTCCCATGCTGGTCATTTCGAGTGTCAACAATTCGTCAGAACTTGGGCTTGGCAACGGACATCTGCACGAGCTGCCCAACCAGCGCAATCTGACCTCGGGTGTGACAGCGTTCAGCCATACGCTGATGACACCGGATGAATTGCCTGCCGTCCTGACCCGGGCATTCGCCGTTTTTTCAGGTGCGCGGCCAAGGCCCGTGCATATTGAGATACCGCTGAACGTCATTACCGCCGCGGCAGATCACGTGCGGCCCACGCTTGGGGCTTTGCCCAGCAGGCCGGGCCCCAGCCCGGCGGCAATTGCGGCCGCCTGTTCGCTGCTGCATGAAGCACGGCAACCGGTGCTCTTGTTGGGTGGCGGAGCGGCGCATGCCAGCACTGAGGCTGTTGCCCTGGCGGAAGCGCTCGATGCGCCGACGGCAATGACGATCAATGCCAAAGGGGTGCTGCCAAAAGGCCATCCCTTGTCACTGGGTTCCAATCAGTCGTTGCCGGCCGTTCGTAAACTGGTCGCCGATGCCGATGTCGTTATTGCCATTGGCACCGAGCTTGGCGAAACCGACTATGACGTCACCTTCGACTCCGGCTTCCGTGTCGAATGCCCGCTGATACGCATTGATATCGATGCCCAGCAATTGAATCGCAACTTCCCGGCTGATGTCGCCATCGTCAGTGATTCGGCCATGGCGATGCAGGCGTTGCTGGCAAACCTGCCGCAACGCAAATCGGTTGGCGACGGGGCGAAACGTGCGGCAGCAGTGCGGCAAACGCTGGATGCGCAATGGCCGGCCAAATGGACCGGGCAGCGGCGGATGTTCGAGTTGTTGCAGAACGTATTGCCGGATGCCATTTTCGTTGGTGATTCAACGCAAACGGTGTATTCCGGAAATCACCTGTTTGAGGCGAGCCAGCCGCGTTCCTGGTTCAATGCCTCGACCGGCTACGGCACCCTGGGCTATGGATTGCCCGCCGCTATCGGTGCCAAGCTGGCTCAGCCAGATCGTCAGGTCATCGCCCTGGTTGGTGACGGTGGCTTGCAATTTACGCTGACTGAGCTGGCTGCGGCTGTTGAGGCGGACGCGCCTGTCATCGTCTTGCTCTGGAATAATCTGGGCTACGGTGAGATCAAGCGTTACATGCTGGAACGCGATCTGCCAACGATCGGTGTTGATATTTACACACCGGACTTTATTACCATCGCCCGCGGTTTCGGCTGTCACGCCGAATCAGCAACGAGTTTCGAACATTTACGTGAACTTGTGGAAACGGCATCGACGGCCAATCGACCGACGATCATAGAGTTGTTCGAAGACGCGGACTTCCTTCAGTAG